One Rhodothermus bifroesti DNA window includes the following coding sequences:
- a CDS encoding sulfotransferase domain-containing protein, which translates to MMRSIFFVRHKCASMWLCSIVERACVLMGLPYVYFFKSTRWGNDFAAFYHKTRYPVLCCADPEYTEVLSITDFRGVHVVRDPRDILVSAYFSHRNSHWFKPGSEAYLHQQRLRQLSKEEGLMAELEWSERYLRPLANWKYHSLPQVLELKFETLTARPYESMLQIFSFLGLLDSKDWPWWQQLIDTPRFVWNRLTRRWGGWGRWPRRTLPAEKLLGLIYAQELVRLARRPQGTEDPKSHYRKGQPGDWRNHFTPALVEAFKARYPGLVSHLEYEADEDWKL; encoded by the coding sequence ATGATGCGGTCTATTTTTTTCGTTCGTCATAAGTGTGCTTCGATGTGGCTTTGTTCTATTGTAGAGCGAGCCTGCGTGCTCATGGGGTTGCCTTATGTTTATTTTTTTAAGAGTACCCGATGGGGAAATGATTTTGCTGCTTTTTATCACAAGACACGCTATCCGGTTCTGTGCTGTGCTGATCCGGAATATACCGAGGTGCTTAGCATAACCGATTTTCGAGGGGTTCATGTGGTGCGGGATCCGCGTGATATCTTGGTATCTGCCTATTTCTCGCACCGCAACAGTCACTGGTTTAAACCGGGTTCTGAAGCTTATTTGCACCAGCAGCGTCTGCGACAGCTTTCAAAAGAAGAAGGGTTGATGGCGGAGCTGGAATGGAGTGAGCGATACTTGCGACCGCTCGCAAACTGGAAATACCATAGTCTGCCCCAAGTATTAGAGCTGAAGTTTGAAACGTTAACGGCGCGGCCTTATGAGTCGATGCTGCAGATATTTTCTTTTTTGGGATTGTTAGATTCAAAAGACTGGCCTTGGTGGCAGCAGCTTATCGATACGCCGCGTTTTGTGTGGAATCGGCTTACGAGGCGTTGGGGAGGGTGGGGTCGCTGGCCGCGTCGCACCCTCCCAGCCGAAAAGCTGCTGGGCCTGATTTACGCCCAGGAGCTCGTGCGTTTAGCCCGCCGGCCGCAAGGCACCGAAGATCCGAAGAGCCATTACCGAAAAGGCCAGCCTGGGGACTGGCGCAATCATTTTACGCCAGCACTGGTTGAGGCCTTCAAGGCACGCTATCCGGGCTTAGTATCGCATCTGGAGTATGAAGCCGACGAAGACTGGAAGCTCTAA
- a CDS encoding sulfotransferase family protein, with protein MERVPDFFIVGAAKAGTTSLYAYLKAHPQIFLPETKEPRYYAYEGERPEDFEGPGAARLIQSIIKDKATYRKLFENAASDQIIGEASPAYLYSPIAAERIAQDNPNAKIIAILRNPIERAYSHFLDNVGNGWEPCTDFEQVIQAQRRGERARWWRKWDYLGHGFYAQQLMRYMTHFPPENMKIIRYEHFRDDPERVVRDLLGFLKVDSEVELPVDQRYNVSWVPRWRWLQQVFGQPRGLKKVVRSVVPSEVRRWLRHRLEVINRHRPPMSPAARRLLLEIYLPEIEALERLLGWDLSDWKRPE; from the coding sequence ATGGAGCGGGTCCCTGACTTTTTTATCGTAGGAGCGGCTAAGGCAGGTACCACTTCCTTATATGCTTATCTAAAGGCGCATCCACAAATTTTTCTGCCTGAAACAAAAGAGCCGCGCTATTATGCGTATGAGGGTGAGCGGCCTGAAGACTTTGAAGGACCAGGAGCGGCCCGACTGATTCAAAGCATCATTAAAGACAAAGCAACCTATCGTAAGCTTTTTGAAAATGCTGCTTCCGATCAGATTATAGGGGAAGCCTCTCCAGCTTATCTCTATAGCCCTATAGCGGCCGAGCGTATAGCTCAAGACAATCCAAATGCCAAGATCATTGCCATCCTTAGAAATCCTATTGAGCGCGCCTATTCGCATTTTTTAGATAACGTAGGCAATGGGTGGGAGCCGTGTACCGATTTTGAACAGGTGATTCAGGCCCAACGCCGTGGGGAGCGTGCCCGTTGGTGGCGAAAGTGGGACTATCTTGGGCATGGCTTTTATGCCCAGCAGCTTATGCGTTATATGACGCACTTTCCTCCCGAGAACATGAAAATCATCCGCTACGAGCATTTTCGGGATGATCCGGAGCGCGTAGTTCGGGATTTGCTGGGCTTTCTTAAGGTAGATTCTGAGGTCGAGCTTCCTGTAGATCAGCGTTATAATGTTTCGTGGGTACCCCGCTGGCGCTGGCTGCAGCAGGTGTTTGGTCAACCTCGGGGGCTTAAAAAGGTAGTTCGGTCTGTGGTGCCTTCTGAAGTCCGGCGGTGGTTGCGCCATCGCTTGGAAGTCATAAACCGACATCGTCCTCCGATGTCGCCTGCAGCACGCAGGCTGCTTTTGGAGATTTATCTCCCCGAGATTGAGGCCTTAGAGCGGCTACTAGGGTGGGATTTAAGCGATTGGAAGCGACCGGAATAA
- the hepA gene encoding heterocyst formation ABC transporter subunit HepA, with amino-acid sequence MKTLLKTALRRQIRRTDEEMRLILRQLWMHKRLFALTVGLTGLSAAFEGVGLGLLVPFLDSLTNPDAKAFATGWTWVDQHLLRVDAPVVTRLYWFSTLILSAILLRGFLGYLANQCSIRLQESILHRLRCEVVAQLQAVSLSFYANRRAGDLLNVLTSEIQRLRFLFGTSSTILIQTFLLVVYASAIFALSWPLALVAIALVLVLFGIVRLLLTHLRRRSSAITEANRRITSRVQELITGIRTVLAHGAEPFEYDRFRQVSQQSAEIMIRASRRESLIGPLLQAVASAALIGLIIVAVQFFVLPGRMGIAVLITFLFAFFRMLPLVQQINSLRATWAKQSGALRSIAQVLRREDKPYLADGTIPFEGLKEAISLRNVSFGYEPGQRVLHNISLEIRKGQTVALVGASGAGKSTLADLIVRLYDPDEGQVLYDGLDVRHYRLDTLRRRVAIVDQDPFLFHDTIRANIAYGLENVPEERIRWAAAQANALEFIEQLPQGFDTVVGDRGARLSGGQRQRITIARALLRDPDILVLDEATSALDSVSERQVQEALERLMAGRTVILIAHRLSTIENADWIVVLDSGRIVEQGTLETLLVQRGYFWKYYHLQYQIA; translated from the coding sequence ATGAAAACGCTGCTGAAAACCGCACTGCGTCGCCAAATTAGGCGCACAGACGAAGAAATGCGCCTCATTCTGCGCCAGCTCTGGATGCATAAACGCTTGTTTGCGCTTACGGTAGGACTGACGGGCTTGAGCGCAGCGTTTGAAGGCGTGGGGCTTGGATTGCTGGTCCCCTTTCTGGATAGCCTAACCAATCCGGACGCGAAAGCCTTTGCCACGGGTTGGACATGGGTCGATCAGCACCTGCTGCGGGTCGATGCGCCGGTTGTAACCCGGCTTTACTGGTTCTCTACGTTAATCCTAAGCGCTATTCTCCTACGCGGCTTTCTGGGTTATTTAGCCAATCAGTGTAGCATTCGACTTCAAGAATCGATTCTGCATCGCCTGCGCTGTGAAGTGGTAGCCCAGCTCCAGGCAGTATCCCTAAGCTTTTATGCCAATCGCCGCGCAGGGGACTTGCTGAACGTGCTGACTTCAGAAATCCAGCGACTTCGCTTTCTTTTTGGCACTTCGAGCACGATACTGATCCAGACGTTTTTGCTGGTAGTGTATGCCAGCGCAATTTTTGCCTTGTCCTGGCCACTGGCGCTGGTTGCAATTGCCTTAGTGTTGGTCCTGTTTGGCATTGTACGGCTACTACTTACACATCTAAGACGGCGAAGCAGCGCGATCACGGAGGCTAACCGGCGCATCACTTCAAGGGTCCAAGAGCTCATTACGGGGATCCGTACCGTACTGGCACACGGCGCGGAGCCATTTGAATATGACCGCTTCAGGCAAGTCAGCCAGCAGTCAGCCGAGATCATGATCCGCGCCAGCCGTAGAGAATCCCTCATTGGTCCACTTCTGCAAGCCGTAGCTTCGGCAGCATTAATTGGGCTAATCATTGTGGCGGTGCAGTTTTTTGTGCTCCCAGGACGCATGGGCATAGCGGTACTCATCACCTTTTTGTTTGCCTTCTTTCGCATGCTGCCACTAGTGCAGCAGATAAACAGCTTGAGGGCCACCTGGGCTAAGCAAAGTGGCGCGTTGCGGTCTATTGCCCAAGTGCTGCGGCGAGAGGATAAACCCTATCTCGCAGACGGCACCATCCCCTTTGAAGGGCTAAAAGAAGCTATTTCTCTCCGAAATGTTAGCTTTGGCTACGAACCTGGGCAGCGTGTGCTGCACAACATTAGCCTAGAGATTCGCAAAGGCCAAACCGTTGCCCTGGTTGGAGCTTCAGGAGCCGGCAAAAGTACCCTGGCCGACCTGATTGTTCGGCTTTATGATCCAGACGAGGGGCAAGTCCTCTACGATGGCCTTGACGTGCGCCACTACCGGCTCGACACGCTGCGGCGTCGGGTTGCTATCGTGGACCAAGACCCCTTCCTGTTTCACGATACGATCCGGGCCAATATTGCCTACGGTTTAGAAAATGTGCCCGAGGAACGTATCCGATGGGCAGCGGCACAGGCCAATGCCTTGGAGTTTATCGAGCAGCTTCCGCAAGGCTTTGACACCGTTGTGGGCGATCGCGGAGCACGCCTTTCAGGTGGCCAGCGTCAGCGCATCACGATTGCCCGAGCCCTTTTGCGTGATCCCGACATCCTCGTGCTCGACGAAGCTACAAGCGCGCTTGATAGCGTCTCCGAACGCCAGGTGCAGGAGGCCCTCGAGCGCCTAATGGCTGGGCGCACGGTGATCCTCATTGCTCATCGCCTTTCCACCATTGAGAACGCGGACTGGATCGTTGTACTCGATTCCGGCCGTATTGTGGAGCAAGGAACGCTCGAAACGCTGCTTGTACAGCGGGGCTACTTTTGGAAATATTACCATTTGCAATATCAAATTGCTTAA
- a CDS encoding glycosyltransferase family 4 protein: protein MRILFVAQRYHPCVGGVETQTRLVVRELARRGHDLKVVATTLREARLPVRLRVLGDSLLLPDGASYNDEGTPVHVLAPSLWDRLRMLPIAVRAMPFLARQYHILRRLGYPFFRSVFAPKLRPFIAWADVVHSVAGNYLGWTAQEVARALGRPFIVTPYVHPGQYGDGPDDARHWQLADAVLALLETDRKVLIERLRVPAEKVHLYGVVPLLPEQADGAGFRARHGLGKAPLVLFVGRMNDYKGAPALVQAASLVWETRPDVHFVFIGPASEDERRIFTGADARLHYLGRVSDQEKADAYAACDVFCMPSRHEILPAVYLEAWSYGKPVVGGPAPGLWELIEGNQAGIVVAQQPEAIAKGLLQLLQAPDWARHLGENGRRLVQQRYTREALVDTLEQIYSELLVRFASPQITR, encoded by the coding sequence ATGCGTATTCTTTTTGTTGCGCAGCGGTATCACCCTTGTGTCGGCGGGGTAGAAACGCAAACGCGACTGGTGGTGCGCGAGCTGGCCCGGCGAGGTCATGACTTGAAAGTGGTGGCCACTACGTTGCGAGAAGCTCGGCTGCCGGTGCGGTTGCGGGTGCTCGGCGACAGCTTGCTCCTGCCCGATGGAGCCTCTTACAATGATGAAGGCACACCTGTCCATGTGCTTGCGCCGAGCCTTTGGGACCGGTTGCGCATGCTACCGATAGCTGTGCGGGCGATGCCGTTTTTGGCGCGCCAATACCACATTTTACGTCGCTTAGGCTATCCATTTTTTCGGAGCGTTTTTGCTCCGAAGCTGCGTCCCTTTATTGCCTGGGCCGATGTGGTGCACTCGGTGGCAGGCAACTACTTGGGTTGGACGGCGCAGGAGGTGGCTCGGGCGCTAGGGCGTCCGTTTATCGTGACGCCTTACGTCCATCCGGGGCAATACGGCGATGGTCCCGATGATGCCCGACATTGGCAATTGGCCGATGCCGTGTTGGCCCTGCTGGAAACCGATCGTAAGGTGCTCATCGAGCGCTTACGCGTGCCGGCTGAAAAGGTGCATCTCTACGGAGTAGTACCTCTGTTGCCCGAACAAGCCGATGGTGCCGGTTTCCGGGCGCGGCATGGACTAGGCAAAGCGCCGCTTGTGTTGTTTGTGGGCCGCATGAACGACTACAAGGGGGCGCCTGCGCTGGTGCAGGCAGCATCGCTGGTATGGGAGACCAGGCCAGACGTGCACTTTGTCTTTATTGGGCCTGCCTCAGAAGACGAACGGCGTATTTTTACAGGCGCTGATGCCCGGCTGCACTATCTAGGCCGCGTGAGCGATCAAGAAAAGGCCGATGCCTACGCTGCCTGTGATGTGTTTTGCATGCCTTCACGGCATGAAATCTTACCCGCGGTGTACCTCGAAGCCTGGAGCTACGGCAAGCCAGTGGTTGGAGGGCCAGCCCCGGGTTTGTGGGAGTTGATTGAAGGCAACCAAGCGGGGATCGTGGTAGCACAGCAGCCAGAGGCCATCGCAAAAGGATTATTGCAATTGTTGCAAGCCCCGGATTGGGCTCGGCACTTGGGGGAAAACGGTCGCCGATTGGTACAGCAGCGGTATACCCGTGAGGCACTGGTGGACACGCTAGAGCAGATTTATAGCGAATTGCTTGTCCGGTTTGCAAGCCCGCAGATCACGCGCTAA
- a CDS encoding sulfotransferase domain-containing protein, translating to MLYVYFGHHKCASTWIHEILAQVCREAGLRTRLLVDPLTPYAHGPLTDYRRQDISREALGEYLSKAKVDFAFCITADRRHVDGLGEVPFRGFHVIRDPRDIIVSAYFSHRNSHPTEGLPHLAEHRQRLQAVSKEEGLLLEMDFSAQEIRDLAEWPYGQENILELRMEDLIARPYDGFLQIFEFLGLMDWEGDYLARRRISRFVQRMLNRLSFRHPMLGWLRRPMQVTGEVLLGRVYDHRFEKKAGRRPKGQEDPKSHYRKGQPGDWRNHFTEVHVAAFKEKFGDLVVRLGYESDHNWGLEPKDPILGFEGEAGRSRA from the coding sequence ATGCTCTACGTTTATTTTGGCCATCATAAGTGTGCTTCGACGTGGATTCATGAAATCCTCGCACAGGTGTGTCGTGAGGCTGGGTTGCGCACCCGGCTGCTGGTAGATCCCCTAACGCCCTATGCGCATGGCCCGTTGACGGACTACCGTCGGCAGGATATTTCCCGAGAAGCGTTGGGGGAGTACCTGAGCAAGGCTAAAGTAGATTTTGCCTTTTGTATTACGGCCGATCGGAGGCATGTCGACGGTTTGGGAGAAGTCCCGTTTCGCGGATTCCATGTGATTCGAGATCCTAGGGATATTATCGTCTCGGCCTATTTTTCACACCGCAACAGTCACCCAACGGAAGGGCTGCCCCATTTAGCCGAACACCGGCAGCGGCTGCAAGCGGTCTCCAAGGAAGAAGGGTTGCTGCTAGAGATGGACTTTTCGGCCCAGGAAATTCGAGACTTAGCAGAGTGGCCCTATGGGCAGGAGAACATTCTGGAACTGAGAATGGAAGATCTGATTGCCCGCCCCTACGACGGATTCTTGCAGATCTTCGAGTTTCTAGGACTCATGGACTGGGAGGGCGACTATCTGGCCCGCCGGCGGATTAGCCGGTTTGTGCAGCGCATGTTGAACCGGCTGAGTTTCCGGCATCCTATGCTTGGTTGGCTTCGGCGGCCGATGCAGGTCACTGGGGAGGTATTGCTGGGACGGGTTTACGACCATCGATTCGAGAAAAAGGCCGGTCGTCGGCCTAAAGGGCAAGAGGATCCGAAGAGCCATTACCGAAAAGGCCAGCCTGGGGACTGGCGCAATCACTTTACTGAAGTGCATGTGGCTGCCTTTAAGGAAAAGTTTGGCGACCTGGTGGTGCGCCTAGGATATGAGTCCGATCATAACTGGGGGCTAGAGCCAAAAGACCCAATACTTGGGTTTGAAGGGGAGGCAGGCAGGTCGCGTGCCTAG
- a CDS encoding polysaccharide biosynthesis tyrosine autokinase, translated as MIRSDTLLRAKLIVAGVVTIYTYSLPPVYESSAIVFIDTRSSSNTPTTLTAFTLGEQRALSNELGILRNSAELATRVATALLETANAAGTRDRFPILAPDRDGHEPSIREIALRLQMQVRFQPLSDQDMIVITAESTTPEEAAVIANRYAEEYEKYSRERSRESLAAARAFVENQVEQRRQELEGLERQWETFARSRQVVRLGPQGERLVAEVAQLEAQRDAARFQLEQERSALQFIERELQKLEPGLVNELVKSRQVSTLEAQIDALSRKIAELRVQAEQYYVFNPKLRGNEEKLGDQQLVEIVRQIDHFEKQRQELQAQLVKEMMGRDNQGAPGEPLSYVEQLRTRRIEKQLAIQELERQIEAFNQELAKYDDRLAGIPRQQIELEQLERRRAMAEQWYTTFVQELQRIMIAEQSELGYVKIVSSAFMPTFPVKPNRVQNIVLGLLLGLGLGLGLAFLRQALHTQLDDPEQVREHGYTLLGVIPAMEPYIRKHFRGRKLVEVDGKTRSTTLVSLLDPWSPIAENFRLIRTNLQFSRTAGRASTWLVTSPEMGDGKTVVAVNLAVVTAHSGQRTLLIDADLRRPRAHHLLGAPDRPGLAELLLGKLRLEPEAWATDIPNLYFLPAGVLDQPPAELLGSERMHRLLEQLGKSYDVIVVDSPPVLAVTDPVLLAQQCDATLMVVAAGRTDLKALDIARQTLEAVNVTLAGVIFNRYRADKRKSYGYGYGYGSRYHKGYGYYSREAAAS; from the coding sequence ATGATTCGCAGCGATACCCTTCTACGAGCGAAGCTTATCGTAGCAGGTGTGGTCACGATATATACTTACTCTTTGCCGCCCGTTTACGAGTCAAGCGCCATCGTGTTTATCGATACGCGCAGTAGCAGCAATACCCCAACCACGTTAACAGCCTTTACCTTAGGCGAACAGCGGGCGCTTTCGAACGAGCTGGGCATTTTGCGCAACTCAGCTGAGCTGGCTACGCGCGTGGCAACCGCCCTCCTAGAGACGGCTAACGCCGCAGGCACGCGTGACCGCTTTCCGATTTTAGCTCCCGACCGTGACGGCCACGAACCGTCAATTCGGGAGATCGCACTGCGGCTGCAGATGCAGGTGCGCTTTCAGCCGCTTTCGGATCAAGATATGATTGTCATTACGGCCGAAAGTACAACGCCCGAAGAGGCTGCAGTAATTGCCAACCGGTATGCCGAAGAATACGAAAAGTACAGCCGTGAGCGCAGCCGTGAAAGCTTAGCTGCTGCACGTGCGTTTGTGGAAAACCAGGTCGAGCAGCGGCGACAGGAACTAGAAGGGCTAGAGCGACAGTGGGAAACGTTTGCTCGCTCCCGTCAGGTTGTGCGTCTAGGGCCTCAAGGCGAGCGCCTGGTGGCGGAAGTGGCACAACTCGAGGCGCAGCGCGATGCCGCCCGCTTTCAGCTCGAACAAGAGCGTTCGGCCTTGCAATTCATCGAGCGTGAGCTGCAAAAGCTCGAACCTGGTCTCGTAAACGAGCTGGTGAAAAGCCGCCAGGTTTCGACGCTAGAGGCGCAGATCGATGCGCTCTCACGCAAAATTGCCGAGCTTCGGGTGCAGGCCGAGCAGTACTATGTGTTTAATCCTAAGCTGCGTGGCAACGAAGAAAAATTGGGCGATCAGCAGCTTGTCGAAATTGTGCGCCAGATCGATCACTTCGAAAAGCAGCGCCAAGAGCTGCAAGCCCAGCTTGTTAAAGAAATGATGGGGCGTGACAATCAAGGGGCACCCGGTGAACCCTTGAGTTACGTAGAGCAGCTGCGCACGCGCCGCATCGAAAAACAACTGGCTATTCAAGAGTTGGAGCGCCAGATTGAAGCCTTCAACCAAGAATTGGCTAAATACGACGACCGCCTAGCCGGCATCCCAAGGCAGCAAATCGAACTGGAACAGCTCGAGCGGCGGCGCGCCATGGCAGAGCAGTGGTACACCACATTTGTGCAAGAGCTCCAGCGCATCATGATTGCCGAGCAGTCAGAGCTAGGGTACGTGAAGATCGTCAGCAGTGCATTTATGCCGACCTTCCCAGTCAAGCCCAACCGGGTACAAAACATCGTGCTGGGGCTGCTGCTGGGATTGGGCTTAGGACTGGGACTGGCTTTCTTACGCCAAGCGTTGCACACGCAGCTTGATGACCCGGAACAGGTGCGCGAGCACGGCTACACGCTGCTGGGCGTCATTCCGGCTATGGAGCCTTACATCCGCAAGCACTTTCGTGGGCGCAAGCTAGTAGAGGTCGATGGCAAAACGCGCAGCACCACACTGGTGTCGCTCTTAGATCCTTGGTCACCGATTGCTGAAAACTTTCGGCTGATTCGGACCAACTTGCAGTTTAGCCGTACCGCAGGCCGTGCCTCGACCTGGCTGGTCACCAGCCCTGAAATGGGTGATGGTAAGACTGTAGTTGCGGTCAACCTGGCCGTTGTTACTGCCCACAGCGGCCAGCGTACACTCCTGATAGATGCCGACCTGCGACGCCCCAGGGCACACCACTTATTAGGAGCCCCCGACCGACCCGGGCTTGCCGAACTGTTGCTGGGTAAGCTACGTCTGGAACCCGAAGCCTGGGCGACCGACATCCCTAATCTGTACTTCCTGCCGGCAGGCGTGCTTGACCAACCCCCAGCCGAGCTCCTAGGCTCTGAACGCATGCACCGTTTGCTGGAACAACTCGGCAAATCCTACGACGTGATTGTGGTCGACTCGCCACCTGTACTAGCCGTGACTGACCCTGTGCTGCTGGCTCAGCAATGCGATGCTACGCTGATGGTGGTCGCTGCTGGACGCACCGACCTGAAAGCCTTGGACATTGCTCGGCAGACCCTAGAAGCCGTTAACGTTACCCTCGCTGGCGTGATCTTTAACCGGTATCGGGCTGACAAACGCAAGAGCTACGGCTATGGTTACGGCTATGGCAGCCGATATCATAAGGGCTACGGCTACTATAGCCGAGAAGCAGCGGCTAGCTGA
- a CDS encoding sulfotransferase family protein, translating into MPKGSISYRALRRLLGTIGLSKAWRYLSSYYLWNAFPLSGKSQRLFQVVGVPRSGTTLLSSLLDAHSEIICLSEPFHQWKYDGFVYTEEIYDITGYTVWKKHPALLLRNLVQKSEKRWVGFKEIYYSKSHGHWSNHHFFKRNHLQGVLTIAIIRDPREVWKSLILRHPEKQGKVTARFIESWNDLVQWIFQSNVFYVKYEDLIDDPANTLTKICNYLDLKFEDTMLCAKSRKGRGDLNALKGGGIHTNKSKTEYQNFLSKNEILSIESGCGHFMQFLSYV; encoded by the coding sequence ATGCCTAAGGGATCGATATCCTATCGCGCTTTGCGACGCTTGTTGGGTACGATAGGCCTATCCAAAGCCTGGAGATATCTGTCCAGTTATTATCTGTGGAATGCCTTCCCATTAAGTGGAAAAAGTCAGCGGTTATTTCAGGTTGTAGGCGTTCCTCGATCCGGGACCACTTTATTGAGCTCCCTCTTGGATGCCCATTCTGAAATAATTTGCCTAAGTGAGCCCTTTCATCAATGGAAATACGATGGATTTGTTTATACAGAAGAAATTTATGATATCACTGGTTATACTGTATGGAAGAAACATCCCGCATTACTGCTCCGGAACCTTGTTCAGAAAAGTGAAAAAAGATGGGTTGGATTTAAAGAAATTTACTATAGTAAGTCTCACGGACATTGGAGTAATCATCACTTTTTTAAAAGGAATCATCTGCAAGGTGTATTAACAATAGCCATAATAAGAGATCCGCGAGAGGTTTGGAAATCATTGATTCTCAGGCATCCTGAAAAGCAGGGAAAGGTTACCGCAAGGTTTATAGAGTCTTGGAACGACTTGGTGCAATGGATTTTTCAAAGTAATGTTTTTTATGTAAAATATGAAGATTTGATTGATGATCCAGCTAATACATTAACCAAGATTTGTAATTATCTAGATCTTAAATTTGAAGATACCATGCTTTGTGCTAAAAGTAGAAAGGGCCGTGGAGATCTCAATGCATTGAAGGGAGGAGGTATTCATACAAATAAATCCAAAACTGAATATCAAAACTTTCTTTCTAAAAACGAAATTTTAAGTATAGAAAGTGGGTGTGGCCACTTTATGCAATTTTTAAGTTATGTGTAA